One genomic segment of Mycolicibacterium gilvum includes these proteins:
- the rfbD gene encoding dTDP-4-dehydrorhamnose reductase: protein MSGRIVIAGAGGLVGRVLAGQARSRGRDVVALTSKDWDITEQGSEPRLAAGDIVVNCAAITNVDLAEAVPERSHAVNAVGAGNVALACARAGATLIHLSTDYVFSGSASEPYDIDDEPAPLSVYGRTKLAGEHAVLEALPDAYVVRTSWIFEGGNGTDFAAVMRRAAAEPGDVEMVADQIGSPTYVGDLCGTLLQIADGGVRGPLLHAANAGSASRFDQAQAVFAELGADPRRVHPISGDRHRRPAPRPAYSALAATKSTAAGLTPLRPWREALAEALATMGGSLL from the coding sequence GTCGGACGTGTGTTGGCAGGTCAGGCCCGCAGCCGGGGCCGCGACGTGGTGGCGCTCACATCGAAGGACTGGGACATCACCGAACAGGGGTCCGAACCGCGCCTCGCGGCCGGCGACATCGTCGTCAACTGCGCCGCCATCACCAACGTCGACCTGGCCGAAGCCGTGCCCGAGCGCTCGCACGCCGTCAACGCCGTCGGCGCAGGCAACGTCGCACTGGCCTGTGCGCGGGCCGGCGCGACGCTGATCCACCTCTCCACCGACTACGTGTTCAGCGGTTCGGCGTCTGAGCCCTACGACATCGACGACGAGCCCGCACCGCTGTCCGTATACGGGCGGACCAAGCTGGCCGGCGAACACGCCGTGCTCGAGGCACTGCCCGACGCCTATGTCGTCCGCACCTCCTGGATCTTCGAAGGTGGCAACGGCACCGACTTCGCCGCGGTGATGCGTCGCGCCGCCGCCGAACCCGGAGACGTCGAGATGGTCGCCGACCAGATCGGGTCGCCGACCTACGTCGGCGACCTGTGCGGGACACTGCTTCAGATCGCCGACGGTGGGGTGCGCGGGCCGCTGCTGCACGCCGCCAACGCCGGTTCGGCCAGCCGGTTCGACCAGGCGCAGGCCGTATTCGCCGAGCTCGGAGCCGACCCCCGACGGGTGCATCCGATCAGCGGCGACCGTCATCGCCGGCCGGCTCCGCGGCCGGCGTATTCGGCACTGGCGGCAACGAAATCCACCGCGGCCGGCCTGACACCGCTGCGGCCGTGGCGCGAAGCACTGGCTGAGGCGCTCGCCACAATGGGCGGGTCGCTACTCTGA
- a CDS encoding glycosyltransferase family 2 protein, whose translation MNDELFVVTVTYSPGPHLERFLATLTHATERPVTVIIADNGSTDGAPEEAVERHPNAKLFRTGGNLGYGTAVNRAVAEYGLASSTDYFIVANPDVQWGPHSIDLLLEATRRWPQAGSLGPLIRDPDGAIYPSARHQPSIIRGGMHAVVAPVWPSNPWTAAYRQDRAEPSERTVGWLSGSCLLLRSAAFTQIAGFNERYFMYMEDVDLGDRLETAGWQNVYVPSAEVLHAKGHATGRDPARNLAAHHVSTYTFLADRYPKWWQAPLRWAFRGALGARASLVVRSSRRKSRQS comes from the coding sequence GTGAACGACGAGTTGTTTGTCGTGACGGTGACGTACTCGCCGGGCCCGCACCTGGAACGTTTCCTCGCCACCCTCACGCACGCGACCGAGCGGCCGGTGACCGTGATCATCGCCGACAACGGGTCCACCGACGGCGCCCCCGAAGAGGCCGTCGAGCGTCACCCGAACGCCAAGCTGTTCCGCACCGGAGGCAACCTCGGGTACGGCACCGCCGTCAACCGCGCCGTCGCCGAATACGGGCTGGCGTCGTCCACCGACTACTTCATCGTCGCCAACCCGGACGTGCAATGGGGACCGCACAGCATCGACCTGCTGCTGGAAGCCACCCGGCGGTGGCCGCAGGCCGGATCGCTCGGGCCGCTGATCCGTGACCCCGACGGCGCGATCTACCCGTCGGCGCGTCATCAGCCGTCGATCATCCGCGGCGGCATGCACGCCGTCGTCGCGCCGGTGTGGCCGTCCAACCCGTGGACCGCCGCGTACCGCCAGGACCGCGCCGAGCCCAGCGAACGCACCGTCGGCTGGCTGTCGGGCTCCTGCCTGCTGCTGCGGAGCGCCGCGTTCACGCAGATCGCCGGGTTCAACGAGCGCTACTTCATGTACATGGAGGACGTCGACCTCGGAGATCGTCTTGAAACAGCGGGCTGGCAGAACGTCTACGTCCCGTCGGCAGAGGTCCTGCACGCCAAAGGCCATGCCACCGGTCGCGACCCGGCCCGCAACCTCGCTGCCCATCACGTGAGCACCTACACTTTCCTCGCAGATCGGTATCCCAAGTGGTGGCAGGCGCCGCTACGCTGGGCTTTCCGGGGAGCATTGGGGGCGCGGGCGAGCCTGGTGGTTCGTAGTTCCCGTCGCAAATCTCGTCAGAGCTAG